In Natranaerobius thermophilus JW/NM-WN-LF, the genomic stretch CTTGATATCCCCAATGATGTAATTGTTTATATTGCCAATCAAATAGATACTAATATAAGGGAATTAGAAGGTGGCTTAATTAGGGTTATTGCCTATTCATCAATGGCTAATAAAAAAATAACCAAAGAAACAGCAGAAGAGGCGTTAAAGGATATTTTACCTAATAAACAACCTAAAAAAATGACAGTGGAGCATATCCAAAAGACGGTAGCACAATATTTTGGATTAAAGGTTGATGATCTCAAAGCTAAGAAGCGTACACGTTCAGTAGCTTTCCCTCGACAGATAGCAATGTATCTAGCAAGGGAATTAACCGACAGTTCACTACCTAAAATAGGAGACGAGTTTGGTGGACGCGATCATACTACAGTTATGCATGCTCATGACAAAATAGCAAGTGACCTTAAAAAAGAATCTCATTTAAATGAAACTATAGATGAAATCAAGAATCTATTACATGGTGATTAAAGGAGTTATTTTAGTGGATAAGTCTCGGAAAAACTGTGGACAACATTAGGGACTATCTGTGTATATTCTTCGGGATAACTTAAGACACTTATACCAATTGTTAACTTGTGGATAATTATGATAGATTATTAACAAATTTGTCCACAAGTTTTTGCCTATATTATATCCACAAGGGTCTATTTTCCACTTATCCACAGGCCTTACTGTTAAGATGACTGTATTTACTAAGTATATTAATTATATAAAGATAATATGACAAAGGAGTGAAACAAATGAAAATCATTTTTCAAAAAGATGAACTTACTGAAGCTTTGCAAGCAACGCAAAGAGGTATTTCAAATAAAAATACAATTCCCCATTTAAATGGCTTTTTTATTCAGACCCATAGCGATAATACTCTCTCTATCATTACGTATGACTTAGAAATGGGTATAAACTACTATTTATCAACAGAAATTTTAGAACAAGGTTCCGTTGTTGTACCTACTAAGTTTTTTGATATAATAAAAAAGCTGCCGGAAGATCAAATTACTTTTAGTGTTGATCAGGAAAATTATTTAATCACTATTGAAAGCGGACAAGTTTACTATGAAATCAAAGGTCTTGATCCTGAAGAATACCCCAAATTACCAGAAATTGAAGAAGGGAAATCTTTTTCTATTCCGGAAATCTTATTGAAAAAAATGATTCATCAAACCAGTTTTGCAGTTAGCAAAGAAGAGACTAAACCTGCATTTACAGGAGTTCTTTGTAAATTTGATTCAGATAATAAACTTGATATGGTTGCAACTGATAGTTATAGATTAGCTTGGAGAAAAGGTAAAATTTCTAATGATAGTCAAATATCAGGAGAGTATATAATACCGCAGAAAGCTATTGGTCAAGTACAGAGAATTATAAGCGAAGAGGATAAATTAATTAACTTGTATTTAGCAAACGGATATTTCTTGTGTGAAACTGAAAAAGTAAGGCTATTTAGTAAGTTAATTGACGAGGAATTTCCCAATCTGGATCAAGTAATACCAAAAAATTATCAAACCAAAGTAATGATTGACAGAAAATTCCTGCAAGATTCTATGGAAAGAGCTTCTCTTTTAGCCAGTGAAGGTGCAAATAACATTGTTAAATTAAACATTTCAGAAGAAAATATGGAAATTACATCTAATTCCCCTCATACGGGTAAATTAAAAGAAGATTTACAATTATATAAAGAAGGAGATAACATAAGTATCGCCCTTAATGCCCGATTTATCATTGAAGTTTTAAAGGTCATTGAAGAAGATCAAGTAGAATTAGAATTTACTGGCTCTTACAGCCCTATGATCATCCGTCCTAGGGAAAATGATCAGTACTTTCATCTCATACTGCCAGTAAGAGCTTTTTAAACTGTTTAGGAGTGATATTATGAGTAAGCGTAAAGTTGAGATTAATAGTGAATATATCACCTTAGGGCAATTGTTGAAGTATGTAAACATTGTTGCTACCGGTGGAGAAGTTAAACATTTTTTGAAAGAAGAAGATATTGAAGTAAATGGAGAAAAAACAGAACAAAGAGGAAAAAAGTTATATCCAGGGGATATTGTTAACTTAAAAGACCAAGAGGAAATCATTGAAATAACTAAATGATAATATTATTTGGATCTCCGAAGGAGTGGTCCTTTGAAATTAACAGAATTGTGTCTTAAAAATTTTCGCAATTACTCTAATCTAAAACTGAATTTTAAAAAGCCGATTATATTGTTTTTTGGTGCTAATGCCCAAGGTAAAACAAACTTACTTGAAGCTATATATTATCTGGCTACAGGTAAATCCCATAGAGCTCAAAAAGAAAAAGAATTAATCCGCTGGGAAACCAGCGGATTTTACCTAAAAGGAGAATTAGAAAAGGAACAAGCCCAATACACTTTAGAAATAATTACAAACTATCAGAATGGGAAAAATAAAAATTTGAAAGTTAATAATTTATCCCAAACCAATACAAGAAATTTCTTAAAAACCATGAATGTAGTTATTTTTAGTCCCGAAGATTTAATGCTTGTTAAAGGGACCCCAGATAATAGGAGAAGATTTATTGATCAAGAAATAACTCAGGTGGATCCCAGTTATGACTTCTATTTGAAAAATTATTTTAAAGCTTTGAGACAGAGAAATAAACTATTGAAAACTTATCAAGATAAAAACACCTTGGCACAACATTTACCTCCTTGGAATCAACAGTTAGTCCATTATGGTTCTAAAATTATACTAAAAAGAGAAGAAGTTATTCATAAAATAAGATTGCTTGCCAGGTTAATTTATCGCAAAATAACAAATCAAACTGAAAATTTAGAGCTAGATTACTCCCCTTCATTGGAATTTGAAGATTGCAAGTTTAGAGAACAGCTTTCGGGAGAAAAATTAGCCCATAAATTTTTAAATACTTTAAACGAAAATCTACAAAGTGATATTGAGAAAAGAACAACTTCCATTGGACCTCACAGGGATGATTTAATTTTTAAAATAAATAATAAAGATGCCAGGCAGTTTGGTTCCCAAGGACAACAACGTACTACGGTTTTGGCTCTTAAAATGGCGGAATTAGAAATGATTAAAGGAGAGAAGGGTGAATTCCCTATTTTACTATTAGACGATGTTTTGAGTGAATTAGATGACAATAGAAAAAAACATCTGTTAAATTTAACAGAAGGACGAGTGCAAACATTCGTAACTAGCACTTCTATGGAAGATTTCAATGGTGACGTGGATATTAAAGCTAAATCCCAGGTTTTTCGAATTGATAACGGTGAGGCGGTGAAATTAAATGCAGGGAATCAGGAATGATTTAAAAAAATTCCTTGCTAAAAGTGGTTTATTAAAGAAATTTTATCAAGAAAAAGCTATGAATTATTGGGTAGATGTCGTAGGTGAAGAAATTGCTACCAATTGTCAACCAAAAGTTTTTCAAGGTAAGAAAATGATAGTAGTATGTAGCAATTCTATTTGGATTCAAGAATTGTCCATGAGAAAGAAAAACTTAATTAAAAAACTCAATGAAAAAGTAGGTAAAACAGTAGTTACAGATATTAAATTTGTTACGGGACAGATCCCTAATAATTCAGGTTTAAATTTAACTAGGGGACGATCAAAATATAAAGAAATTCCCTTGGAAACCAAGGAAAAAGATTGGGTTGAAAAAACTACATCGGAAATTGAAGACGAAAATTTACAGAAAAAGTTAGCAAAACTCATGGAGCAAGATTTAAAATATAAAAAAGGAAAAAAATCGCAAGGTTATTCTGAATGTGATAAATGTGGGAAATTAACTAACAATAAAGGTATTTGCCAAGATTGCATAGAAGAGAACGAACGGAAAAAGTTGAATACTTTAATAAGGATTTTGAAGGATTCCCCTTGGTTAAATTACAATGAATTACAAGAAGAAATCCCTTCTGATATGGAGATAACAAGAAGGGATTACAATCGAGCTAAAAATCAATTTTATCAACGTGTTAAAGATGAACTGTTTAAAGCGAAACAAGTTTTTAAATATAATCAAACTCAAAAAAATTACGATTGGCTTAAAGACCTTTTACAGCAATATGTTTTGATTATAACTGAAGAAAAGCCTGAGGAAATTGATGATAAAACTTGGGAAACCGCAGTTGGAGCTCTTGGGAAAGAATATCTAGAGCTTGCTAATAAAAAACTGGGAAAGGATGGCTGAGCAATTTATGTTTGTTCACATCGGTGACAATATTGTTCTTCCAATCAAAGAAATTGTAGGTATATTTGATATATCTGTTTTAGAAGATAAAGCAACTAGGGATTTTTTAAAGATCTCTGAAGAAGAAGGATTTGTTAAAAATAATAAGTATGATAATCGGGAACGTAGTTTTGTTTTGACAGGACAAAATATTTATTTTTCTCCTATTACTTCTGTCACTTTAAAAAAGAGGATTGAGAAAATTTATAATCAACAAGATGGCGACTTATTTGAACAGGAAGAAGAGGATGAAATAGATAATACTTAATAATTAAATTTGATTAAACCGAGCAACTTTTGTGGTATAATATGGTATGCGAGAAATGGGGGTTTAGTAATGGAAGAAAACAAGTTTGTTAACGAGCAAAATTATGATGAAAGCCAAATACAAGTCCTTGAAGGTTTAGAGGCCGTTAGAAAAAGGCCAGGAATGTATATAGGTTCGACCGATGAGCGAGGTTTGCATCACTTGGTTCATGAAGTTGTAGATAACAGTATAGATGAGGCTATGGCAGGTTATTGCGATGATATAAGAATTAAATTAGAGCCAGGTAACAAAGTCCGAGTTACTGACAATGGTCGAGGAATACCTGTAAAAGATCACCCCAAGATTAAAAAACCAACTTTAGAAGTAATTATGACTTATCTACACGCAGGCGGTAAGTTTTCAAATGACAGCTATAAAGTATCTGGTGGACTTCACGGTGTAGGTATATCTGTGGTAAATGGTTTATCAAAGTGGATAAGAGTTAAAGTTTATCGTGATGGTAAAGTCTATCAACAAGAGTATGAAAAAGGTTATCCCAAAACGGAAATTAAAGAAATAGGAGAGTCGGACAAGCGCGGAACAGAAATCATTTTTCTACCTGATGAAGAAATTTTCGAGACAGTTGAATTTGACTATCAAGTGCTTAGAAATAGATTACAGCAATTAGCTTTTTTAAATAGAGGAGTTTCAATTACTATTAGCGATGAAAGAGAAGATGAATTTAAAGAAGAACATTTTAAATATGAGGGTGGTATTAAGTCCTTTGTAGAATATTTAAACGAAAATAAAACAACTCTATTTACTCCACCAGTTTATATTGAAGGCGAACAAGAAGGGTGTAAATTAGAAGTAGCAATTCAATATAATGACGGCTATCAAGAAATGATTCATTCCTACGCAAATAATATAAATACTCATGAGGGAGGTACTCATGAATCAGGCTTTAAAATTAGCCTAACCAGAACGGTTAATGATTACGCACGCCGACATAATCTGCTCAAAAACGGAGACAAAAACTTAACAGGTGAAGATATTAGAGAAGGTATCACTGCTATTATAAGTGTTAAAGTGGAAGATCCTCAATTTGAAGGACAAACAAAAACTAAACTGGGAAATAGTGAAGTGAGAAGGATTGTCGAAGGTATTGTTTCGGAACATCTGGAAAGTTATTTAGAAGAAAATCCTGCAGTAGGTAAAAAAATAGTTAATAAAGCAATTAATGCTTCACGAGCTAGAGAAGCAGCTAGAAAAGCAAAAGAGTTGACCAGAAGAAAAAATGCCTTAGAGGTAACTGCTCTTCCAGGTAAATTGGCCGATTGTACTACAAAGGATGCTTCAAAAAGTGAATTGTATTTAGTCGAGGGTGATTCAGCTGGTGGCTCGGCTAAACAAGGACGTGATAGAGAGTTTCAAGCTATCTTACCACTTAGGGGTAAGATTTTAAATGTAGAAAAAGCAAGATTTGATAAAATCCTGGCAAATGAAGAGATTAAAACTATTATTACAGCTATTGGAACTGGAATAGGTGAAGAATTTGATATCTCCAAGGCCAGATATCAACGAATAATAATTATGACAGATGCCGATGTTGACGGTGCTCATATCAGAACTTTACTATTAACTTTCTTCTACAGATATATGAGGCCTTTAATTGAACACGGTTACGTTTATATAGCTCAACCGCCATTATATATGGTTAAGAAGAAGGGTAAACATTACTACACTTTTAATGATCATGAACTAGATAATTTATTAGAGGAAATAGGGAAAGAAGGTATTAGTCTTCAAAGATATAAAGGTCTAGGGGAAATGAATCCTACTCAACTTTGGGAAACAACTATGAATCCAGAAAGTAGAACTGTTTTAAATGTGAATCTACAAGACGCCATTGAAGCCGATAAAATATTTACGGTTCTCATGGGTGAGAAGGTCAGTCCTCGACGTAAATTTATCGAAGAAAATGCCCGAGATGTGAGAAATTTGGATGTTTAAAAAATATGTTTAATTTTTAGCAGATCTTTTAACAGATTGATAATAAGATAACAAGCTTTGAAAAGAAAAGGAAGGGAAGCTATTATGAGCGATACTATGCGAGGGAAAGTAGTGCCGATTGATATCCAAGAAGAGATGGAAAATTCTTTTCTTGATTATGCTATGAGCGTAATTGTCAGTAGGGCCTTACCTGATGTCCGGGATGGTTTAAAACCGGTTCATCGTCGAATTTTATTTGCTATGCACGATCTAGGAATCACACCAGAAAAACCTTATAAAAAATCTGCCCGTGTTGTTGGAGAAGTGCTAGGTAAATATCATCCTCATGGTGATGTAGCACTTTACGATGCTATGGTACGCATGGCTCAAGACTTTTCAACCCGATATCCTTTGGTGGATGGTCACGGCAACTTTGGGTCAGTTGACGGTGATAGTGCTGCTGCCATGCGTTACACTGAAGTTCGAATGGCTAAGATCAGTACAGAATTATTGAAGGATATCGATAAAGAAACTATTGATTATCAACAAAACTTTGACGAAACTTTAGAGGAACCTGTCGTACTACCTTCTAGATTTCCTAACTTACTTGTCAATGGTTCAGCTGGTATAGCAGTTGGTATGGCAACTAATATTCCTCCTCACAATTTAGACGAGGTTATCGACGGGATAGTGGCCATGATAGAGAATCCTGAGATTGCCGATGAGGATTTAATGAATTATATTAAAGGTCCCGATTTTCCCACTGGAGGAATTATCCTTGGC encodes the following:
- the dnaN gene encoding DNA polymerase III subunit beta, producing the protein MKIIFQKDELTEALQATQRGISNKNTIPHLNGFFIQTHSDNTLSIITYDLEMGINYYLSTEILEQGSVVVPTKFFDIIKKLPEDQITFSVDQENYLITIESGQVYYEIKGLDPEEYPKLPEIEEGKSFSIPEILLKKMIHQTSFAVSKEETKPAFTGVLCKFDSDNKLDMVATDSYRLAWRKGKISNDSQISGEYIIPQKAIGQVQRIISEEDKLINLYLANGYFLCETEKVRLFSKLIDEEFPNLDQVIPKNYQTKVMIDRKFLQDSMERASLLASEGANNIVKLNISEENMEITSNSPHTGKLKEDLQLYKEGDNISIALNARFIIEVLKVIEEDQVELEFTGSYSPMIIRPRENDQYFHLILPVRAF
- a CDS encoding DUF721 domain-containing protein, giving the protein MQGIRNDLKKFLAKSGLLKKFYQEKAMNYWVDVVGEEIATNCQPKVFQGKKMIVVCSNSIWIQELSMRKKNLIKKLNEKVGKTVVTDIKFVTGQIPNNSGLNLTRGRSKYKEIPLETKEKDWVEKTTSEIEDENLQKKLAKLMEQDLKYKKGKKSQGYSECDKCGKLTNNKGICQDCIEENERKKLNTLIRILKDSPWLNYNELQEEIPSDMEITRRDYNRAKNQFYQRVKDELFKAKQVFKYNQTQKNYDWLKDLLQQYVLIITEEKPEEIDDKTWETAVGALGKEYLELANKKLGKDG
- the recF gene encoding DNA replication/repair protein RecF (All proteins in this family for which functions are known are DNA-binding proteins that assist the filamentation of RecA onto DNA for the initiation of recombination or recombinational repair.), with amino-acid sequence MKLTELCLKNFRNYSNLKLNFKKPIILFFGANAQGKTNLLEAIYYLATGKSHRAQKEKELIRWETSGFYLKGELEKEQAQYTLEIITNYQNGKNKNLKVNNLSQTNTRNFLKTMNVVIFSPEDLMLVKGTPDNRRRFIDQEITQVDPSYDFYLKNYFKALRQRNKLLKTYQDKNTLAQHLPPWNQQLVHYGSKIILKREEVIHKIRLLARLIYRKITNQTENLELDYSPSLEFEDCKFREQLSGEKLAHKFLNTLNENLQSDIEKRTTSIGPHRDDLIFKINNKDARQFGSQGQQRTTVLALKMAELEMIKGEKGEFPILLLDDVLSELDDNRKKHLLNLTEGRVQTFVTSTSMEDFNGDVDIKAKSQVFRIDNGEAVKLNAGNQE
- the yaaA gene encoding S4 domain-containing protein YaaA; amino-acid sequence: MSKRKVEINSEYITLGQLLKYVNIVATGGEVKHFLKEEDIEVNGEKTEQRGKKLYPGDIVNLKDQEEIIEITK
- the remB gene encoding extracellular matrix regulator RemB — protein: MFVHIGDNIVLPIKEIVGIFDISVLEDKATRDFLKISEEEGFVKNNKYDNRERSFVLTGQNIYFSPITSVTLKKRIEKIYNQQDGDLFEQEEEDEIDNT
- the gyrB gene encoding DNA topoisomerase (ATP-hydrolyzing) subunit B; this encodes MEENKFVNEQNYDESQIQVLEGLEAVRKRPGMYIGSTDERGLHHLVHEVVDNSIDEAMAGYCDDIRIKLEPGNKVRVTDNGRGIPVKDHPKIKKPTLEVIMTYLHAGGKFSNDSYKVSGGLHGVGISVVNGLSKWIRVKVYRDGKVYQQEYEKGYPKTEIKEIGESDKRGTEIIFLPDEEIFETVEFDYQVLRNRLQQLAFLNRGVSITISDEREDEFKEEHFKYEGGIKSFVEYLNENKTTLFTPPVYIEGEQEGCKLEVAIQYNDGYQEMIHSYANNINTHEGGTHESGFKISLTRTVNDYARRHNLLKNGDKNLTGEDIREGITAIISVKVEDPQFEGQTKTKLGNSEVRRIVEGIVSEHLESYLEENPAVGKKIVNKAINASRAREAARKAKELTRRKNALEVTALPGKLADCTTKDASKSELYLVEGDSAGGSAKQGRDREFQAILPLRGKILNVEKARFDKILANEEIKTIITAIGTGIGEEFDISKARYQRIIIMTDADVDGAHIRTLLLTFFYRYMRPLIEHGYVYIAQPPLYMVKKKGKHYYTFNDHELDNLLEEIGKEGISLQRYKGLGEMNPTQLWETTMNPESRTVLNVNLQDAIEADKIFTVLMGEKVSPRRKFIEENARDVRNLDV